From one Babesia bovis T2Bo chromosome 3, whole genome shotgun sequence genomic stretch:
- a CDS encoding putative integral membrane protein: MLKEHTESITKSATDDQIKNIARELDDTTQKYHEAVTKYLKNRDDYNEAAQTRITNDANIKFGVVGVAFMCVFGSLALSLHPIFLVGCAIGGYTYRPVFRQSRKRIEITNDMEARLQMSKQCKGEIDALQKHIEYQLERLERTIK; the protein is encoded by the exons ATGCTAAAAGAG CACACTGAAAGTATAACTAAAAGCGCAACGGACGATCAAATCAAGAATATAGCACGTGAACTCGATGATACTACCCAGAAATACCATGAAGCAGTTACGAAATATCTCAAAAACAGGGATGATTACAACGAG GCAGCACAAACAAGAATAACAAATGATGCAAATATTAAATTCGGGGTGGTAGGAGTAGCGTTCATGTGCGTTTTCGGGTCTTTGGCACTGTCATTACATCCAATATTCCtggtg GGATGTGCCATTGGGGGATACACTTATAGACCAGTGTTCAGGCAAAGTAGAAAACGTATAG AGATCACCAATGACATGGAAGCTAGACTGCAGATGAGTAAACAATGTAAAGGTGAAATTGACGCACTACAAAAACACATAGAATACCAACTAGAACGCTTGGAACGTACAATTAAATAG
- a CDS encoding DNA repair helicase rad25 family protein, producing the protein MKDKASAVQNWGSLPFTVDGSEQWIRNFRDYTDIKLKKDHENRPMWVCPDGYLYLDISAKASRQAQDFLTTIAEPICRPEYLHEYQITVFSLYTAVSVGLTVEELLTNLNKFSKNEIPKKVKDSIVTTASAFGKIKLVLRDNRYWIESHDKKELDHLLTNPVIRSARIVPNTWTQKESDQEYITSSVLTADVASIMFNSTENSDSAKPVRESKMPVAVEGLGTVSEESRATSEVYSFEVYQEKIEELKREALQSMKRPLVMEYDFRKDKKTPTLDCCIRTNIKIRYYQERALRRMFSNGRARSGIIVLPCGAGKTLTGIVAACTVRKPIFVLTTSAVAVEQWVKQFQEFTNISAERVVTLTSDHKSDLWDEKGAGVVISTYTMMAFTRKHKESTENILNQIKQRDWGLLIFDEVQFVPAPAFRRINDIVRSHCKLGLTATLVREDDLIKDLQWLIGPKLYEANWLELQEKGFLAKVICKEIWCPMTAPFYREYLRSDCAKKRRLWSCNPVKLATCEYLLKFHEARGDKVIVFSDNLFALHNVAKKLCRPFICGKVSSAERIIILNKFKNENTFNSIILSKVGDNALDIPCANVVIQISFNFASRRQEAQRLGRILRPKSKTDENGFNAFFYSLVSKDTQEMVFADKRQQFIIDQGYAYNVTSSSEIVKDESNLIYAKPEVREELLREINVQTTDVDEEEDEHIPDPKLNPQLENININNIQNRTSLAALTGSTQNKQTKKKSHTLKLRKKPLRKKASQHPMFRKFFSNKT; encoded by the exons ATGAAAGATAAAGCTTCCGCAGTTCAAAATTGGGGATCGCTCCCTTTTACAGTAGATGGAAGTGAACAGTGGATACGTAACTTTAGGGACTATACAGATATAAAACTTAAAAAGGACCATGAAAACAGACCCATGTGGGTGTGCCCTGATGGGTACTTGTACCTGGATATATCAGCAAAAGCCAGCAGGCAGGCACAGGACTTTCTAACCACTATCGCAGAACCCATTTGCAGGCCTGAGTACCTGCATGAATATCAA ATAACGGTATTCTCATTGTATACTGCAGTATCAGTAGGACTCACAGTAGAGGAGTTACTCACAAACCTGAATAAATTCTCCAAGAACGAAATACCAAAGAAGGTCAAGGATTCCATTGTAACCACTGCCTCA GCATTTGGGAAGATCAAATTAGTACTCAGGGATAACAGGTACTGGATAGAGTCACATGATAAAAAGGAATTGGACCACCTGTTGACCAACCCGGTCATCAGGAGTGCTAGAATAGTACCAAATACATGGACACAAAAGGAGTCAGACCAGGAATATATCACCTCATCAGTACTCACAGCTGATGTCGCGTCTATCATGTTCAACTCAACAGAAAACAGTGATAGCGCAAAACCGGTAAGGGAGTCGAAAATGCCGGTGGCAGTGGAGGGATTGGGGACAGTGTCTGAGGAGTCACGTGCTACAAGTGAAGTGTACTCCTTCGAGGTATACCAAGAGAAAATAGAAGAGCTGAAACGTGAAGCCTTACAGTCAATGAAAAGACCATTAGTTATGGAATATGATTTTAGAAAGGATAAGAAGACACCGACTTTAGATTGCTGCATCAGGACTAATATTAAGATTAGATACTACCAAGAAAGAGCGCTTAGGCGTATGTTTAGCAATGGCAGAGCAAGGTCTGGTATCATAGTGTTGCCATGTGGAGCTGGGAAGACACTTACTGGTATTGTGGCGGCATGTACCGTCAGGAAGCCCATATTCGTACTGACTACATCAGCAGTGGCAGTAGAGCAATGGGTGAAGCAGTTCCAGGAGTTTACCAATATATCAGCTGAACGAGTGGTGACTCTCACATCGGATCATAAAAGTGACCTTTGGGATGAAAAGGGCGCTGGTGTAGTGATATCAACCTATACCATGATGGCATTCACAAGGAAACATAAGGAATCAACAgagaatatattgaaccaaataaaacaaagaGATTGGGGACTGCTGATATTCGATGAAGTGCAATTTGTGCCGGCACCAGCCTTCAGAAGAATCAATGATATTGTAAGGTCACACTGTAAATTGGGACTTACGGCCACACTAGTCAGGGAAGATGATCTCATCAAGGACCTGCAATGGCTAATCGGACCAAAGCTGTATGAAGCCAACTGGCTAGAACTGCAGGAAAAGGGATTCCTAGCAAAAGTAATATGTAAGGAAATATGGTGCCCTATGACAGCACCCTTTTATAGAGAGTATCTCCGCAGCGACTGCGCTAAAAAAAGAAGGTTGTGGTCATGTAACCCAGTTAAACTGGCAACCTGCGAGTACCTACTGAAGTTTCATGAAGCACGGGGTGATAAGGTTATTGTCTTCTCGGATAACCTGTTCGCACTGCATAACGTAGCCAAAAAACTATGTAGACCCTTCATCTGCGGTAAGGTCTCCTCAGCGGAACGCATCATCATATTGAACAAGttcaaaaatgaaaatacgTTTAACTCGATCATACTCTCGAAAGTTGGTGATAACGCACTGGATATACCGTGTGCCAACGTAGTAATACAAATATCGTTCAACTTTGCATCAAGAAGACAAGAAGCACAACGGCTAGGACGTATATTAAGACCAAAAAGTAAAACTGATGAAAATGGATTCAATGCGTTCTTCTACAGCCTAGTGAGTAAAGACACACAGGAAATGGTATTCGCTGATAAAAGACAACAGTTTATCATCGATCAG GGATACGCATATAACGTAACAAGCTCATCGGAAATAGTAAAAGACGAAAGTAACCTAATATACGCTAAGCCAGAAGTGAGAGAAGAGTTACTCAGGGAAATCAATGTACAAACCACTGATGTGgacgaagaagaagatgaacaTATACCAGATCCAAAGCTTAACCCGCAACTGGAAAATATTAACATAAACAATATACAGAACAGGACTTCACTAGCCGCACTTACAGGGTCAACGCAAAATAAACAAACCAAGAAGAAATCACACACCTTGAAACTAAGGAAAAAGCCATTAAGAAAGAAGGCAAGCCAACACCCAATGTTCAGGAAGTTCTTCTCAAATAAGACATaa